The Solea senegalensis isolate Sse05_10M linkage group LG9, IFAPA_SoseM_1, whole genome shotgun sequence genome has a segment encoding these proteins:
- the LOC122774699 gene encoding cortexin domain-containing 1-like → MDPPALPVARLDVDVDLGFAFFFFFILCFFLLVTIVRCAQMVLDPYSAVSVSTYQEEEQMED, encoded by the coding sequence ATGGACCCTCCAGCCCTCCCTGTGGCCAGACTTGATGTGGACGTGGACCTCGGTTttgcattcttcttcttcttcattctctGCTTTTTCTTGCTGGTGACCATTGTCCGCTGTGCTCAGATGGTGCTGGACCCTTACagtgctgtctctgtctcaacataccaggaggaggagcaaatGGAAGACTGA